The Hemiscyllium ocellatum isolate sHemOce1 chromosome 17, sHemOce1.pat.X.cur, whole genome shotgun sequence genome has a segment encoding these proteins:
- the LOC132823828 gene encoding C-C motif chemokine 3-like 1 gives MRTALCVAAVVVGALAICLIQDGVTAAPAGSVTVDCCESFKTTRIPHKWLVHFTRTVGCSTPSIIFTNRRKMRICTRASEKWVQDAVAFLQKKLGIGRQEPTESTIF, from the exons ATGAGGACAGCACTGTGTGTAGCTGCCGTTGTGGTGGGAGCACTGGCAATCTGCTTGATCCAGGATGGTGTGACTGCCGCTCCAG CTGGCTCTGTGACTGTCGATTGCTGTGAGAGCTTTAAGACCACTCGCATTCCTCATAAATGGCTCGTACACTTCACCAGGACAGTTGGCTGCTCCACCCCCTCCATCAT CTTCACAAACAGGAGGAAGATGAGAATTTGTACGAGAGCGAGTGAGAAATGGGTTCAAGATGCAGTGGCATTTCTGCAGAAGAAACTGGGGATTGGAAGACAAGAACCCACTGAAAGCACAATCTTTTAA
- the LOC132823829 gene encoding C-C motif chemokine 3-like 1, translating into MRSALCVAAVVVGALAICLIQDGVTAAPAGSVTVDCCESFKTTRIPHKWLVHFTRTVGCSTPSIIFTNRRKMRICTRASEKWVQDAVAFLEKKLGIGRQEPTESTIF; encoded by the exons ATGAGGTCAGCACTGTGTGTAGCTGCCGTTGTGGTGGGAGCACTGGCAATCTGCTTGATCCAGGATGGTGTGACTGCCGCTCCAG CTGGCTCTGTGACTGTCGATTGCTGTGAGAGCTTTAAGACCACTCGCATTCCTCATAAATGGCTCGTACACTTCACCAGGACAGTTGGCTGCTCCACCCCCTCCATCAT CTTCACAAACAGGAGGAAGATGAGAATTTGTACGAGAGCGAGTGAGAAATGGGTTCAAGATGCAGTGGCATTTCTGGAGAAGAAACTGGGGATTGGAAGACAAGAACCCACTGAAAGCACAATCTTTTAA